One genomic segment of Synechocystis sp. LKSZ1 includes these proteins:
- a CDS encoding glycoside hydrolase family 3 N-terminal domain-containing protein: MLGKNPTTLREKIGQLIVVRASGFLFDQQIRYPQWEPRNQTLQHWLETLNLGGVILLGGSAADLVQRTQQLQAWSPTPLLLAADIEEGVGQRFSGATWFPPPMALGEIAKHNLTEALALARQFGYFTAQEALALGLNWILAPIADVNNNPDNPVINIRAFGDDPVLVGHLVQAFIEGAQAYPVLTTAKHFPGHGDTSTDSHLHLPIISHSLERLQALELPPFQRAIATDVDTVMTAHICVPAWDAEHPATLSPAILTGQLREVLGFSGLIVTDALIMGGVAQFASPDEVAIQALLAGADILLMPPDPVATIAAVEQAVLAGRISENRIDQSFERIQKAKAKLVNPNPPAFPAMVATTEARQTVDQILQGSQRCGGSLPWSKKIACNHVIVVDDLLNCDFLDRACPAVKIPARFGSRPRLLDQASLTQEALGSGPLILQLFVRGNPFRGIAGLTETTQAVYKQLLRSGQLQALLLYGSPYVLDWFLPQLDPALPWVFSYGQMPQAQALAWNTLLGEMTDSLERGQDVFI, from the coding sequence ATGCTAGGAAAAAACCCGACAACCCTCCGGGAAAAAATTGGCCAGTTAATTGTCGTTCGGGCCTCAGGGTTTTTATTTGACCAGCAGATTCGCTATCCCCAGTGGGAACCCCGTAACCAGACTCTCCAACATTGGCTAGAAACCCTTAACCTCGGCGGTGTGATTCTCCTGGGGGGTAGTGCCGCAGACCTGGTTCAGCGCACCCAGCAGTTACAGGCCTGGTCACCAACACCTCTACTCCTAGCGGCGGATATTGAAGAAGGCGTGGGGCAACGCTTCAGTGGGGCCACCTGGTTTCCGCCCCCTATGGCCCTAGGCGAAATTGCTAAGCACAACTTAACGGAAGCTTTGGCACTGGCTCGACAGTTTGGTTACTTCACCGCTCAGGAGGCCCTGGCCCTGGGTTTAAATTGGATTTTGGCCCCCATTGCCGATGTCAATAACAATCCCGATAATCCGGTGATTAATATCCGGGCCTTTGGTGATGATCCGGTGTTAGTCGGCCATTTAGTCCAAGCGTTTATTGAAGGGGCCCAGGCCTATCCTGTCCTAACGACGGCTAAGCATTTCCCCGGCCACGGTGATACCAGCACCGATTCCCACCTGCATTTGCCGATCATTTCCCATAGCCTGGAGCGTTTACAGGCCCTGGAATTACCTCCCTTTCAACGGGCCATTGCCACCGATGTAGATACGGTAATGACAGCCCATATCTGTGTTCCGGCCTGGGACGCAGAGCATCCCGCCACCCTTTCCCCGGCCATTTTGACCGGCCAATTACGAGAAGTCTTGGGTTTTTCCGGCCTGATCGTCACCGATGCTCTGATTATGGGCGGGGTGGCCCAGTTTGCCAGCCCTGATGAAGTGGCCATTCAGGCCTTATTGGCCGGGGCCGATATTTTGCTGATGCCCCCCGATCCCGTTGCTACCATTGCGGCGGTTGAACAGGCGGTGTTAGCGGGCCGGATTTCTGAAAACCGAATTGACCAGTCCTTTGAGCGGATTCAAAAAGCCAAGGCCAAGCTGGTTAACCCGAATCCCCCGGCCTTTCCCGCTATGGTGGCCACGACGGAGGCGAGACAAACCGTTGATCAGATTTTGCAAGGCTCCCAACGATGCGGTGGCTCCCTACCTTGGTCAAAGAAAATAGCCTGCAACCATGTGATCGTGGTGGATGATCTCTTGAACTGCGATTTTCTGGATCGGGCCTGTCCGGCAGTGAAAATACCGGCCCGTTTTGGATCGAGGCCTCGACTGCTCGACCAGGCCAGTTTGACACAAGAGGCCCTGGGAAGCGGCCCTTTAATTCTGCAATTGTTTGTGCGAGGCAATCCCTTCCGAGGCATCGCGGGCCTCACTGAAACAACCCAGGCCGTCTACAAACAACTTCTACGCTCTGGCCAACTCCAGGCCCTGTTGCTCTACGGCAGTCCCTACGTTCTGGATTGGTTTTTGCCCCAACTCGATCCGGCCCTGCCCTGGGTGTTTAGTTATGGTCAGATGCCCCAGGCCCAAGCCCTGGCCTGGAATACCCTGCTTGGGGAGATGACTGACTCTTTAGAGCGTGGTCAGGACGTTTTTATCTAG
- a CDS encoding HAMP domain-containing sensor histidine kinase, with translation MFQATRRRLALWYTLVTAVLLLLFASGVYFYVRHTLVERIDDTLKHVVEVIDRSLVIQPLSQGHYRLNVEASFRSNAEAVEDDHIDLEWFNPQGQLLWSTLGDSSPITLPLGPKLEKIGFSNDRLLRQITERIERNQHILGYLRVSHPWFEVTKPIQQLLFDLSLGLSLLVGSVGAIGWFLSGLAMEPIKESYQSLKQFTADASHELRNPIAVIQTNVQMALAYPDGDTQQQLKVIERLTQRLGNLVNDLLFLARSDSGTLQSQMQPVPLDALLLEVMEEQRLGATGQSVQLSLEIPSACQEPEAEFTVMGDWDQLARLFTNLISNALEHGLETSTLESRIRLTLKRLQRERQPYLQVVVADNGRGIAPDQLAHLFDRFYRADPARSSLANKGMGLGLAIAQAIAHHHQGQISVKSDVGQGTQFTVLLPCARPPD, from the coding sequence ATGTTCCAAGCAACGCGGCGTCGATTGGCCCTGTGGTACACCCTAGTAACGGCGGTGCTTTTGTTGCTGTTTGCCAGCGGGGTCTATTTTTACGTCCGTCATACCCTAGTGGAGCGCATCGACGACACCCTCAAGCATGTCGTGGAGGTGATCGACCGCTCCCTGGTAATCCAGCCGTTGAGTCAGGGCCACTACCGCTTGAATGTCGAGGCTAGTTTTCGCTCCAATGCCGAAGCGGTGGAAGACGACCACATCGACCTGGAATGGTTTAATCCCCAGGGCCAACTACTGTGGTCTACCTTGGGAGACTCCAGCCCCATTACTTTACCCCTAGGCCCCAAGCTGGAAAAAATTGGGTTTTCCAACGACCGGCTCCTGCGGCAAATTACTGAACGCATCGAGCGTAACCAGCATATTTTAGGCTATCTGCGCGTGAGCCATCCCTGGTTTGAAGTGACCAAGCCGATTCAACAATTGCTCTTTGATCTCAGTTTAGGACTAAGTCTTCTGGTGGGGAGCGTCGGGGCCATCGGTTGGTTCCTTTCTGGTCTAGCCATGGAGCCGATCAAGGAGTCTTATCAGAGTCTGAAGCAGTTTACCGCGGATGCCTCCCACGAACTGCGTAATCCCATTGCTGTGATCCAAACCAACGTGCAAATGGCCCTGGCCTATCCCGATGGCGATACCCAACAACAACTCAAGGTGATTGAGCGTCTAACCCAACGTTTAGGGAATTTAGTCAATGATTTACTTTTCTTGGCCCGCTCCGATAGTGGGACGCTCCAATCCCAAATGCAACCCGTGCCCCTAGATGCCCTATTGCTGGAAGTGATGGAAGAACAACGACTTGGGGCGACCGGCCAGAGCGTACAGTTATCCCTCGAAATCCCTTCTGCTTGCCAGGAACCTGAGGCGGAATTTACGGTAATGGGGGATTGGGATCAGTTGGCCCGCTTGTTTACCAATTTAATCAGCAATGCTCTAGAGCATGGTCTGGAAACGAGTACACTAGAAAGTCGGATTCGTTTGACCCTAAAGCGCCTACAACGGGAGCGTCAACCCTACCTCCAGGTGGTCGTTGCAGATAACGGCCGGGGAATTGCCCCGGATCAGTTAGCTCATCTTTTTGATCGGTTCTATCGGGCAGATCCAGCTCGTTCCTCTCTAGCGAATAAGGGGATGGGATTGGGATTAGCTATTGCCCAGGCCATTGCCCATCATCACCAAGGACAGATTAGCGTTAAAAGTGACGTCGGCCAGGGGACTCAGTTTACCGTCCTGCTTCCCTGTGCTCGCCCTCCAGATTAA
- the crtB gene encoding 15-cis-phytoene synthase CrtB, which translates to MLQLPKPTPATSPLASVDEAYEICRQVTAQYAKTFYLGTLLMPPAKRRAIWAIYLWCRRTDELVDGPQASQTTPETLDQWEQHLESIFAGHPLDDADVALVDTLERFPMDIQPFRDMIAGQRMDLYRSRYQTFEELSLYCYRVAGTVGLMSSAVLGVETGAGRPPWQPDAVYIPQEEAIALGIANQLTNILRDVGEDIQRGRVYLPLEDLDRFGYSEQDLFNGVNDERWRALMQFQIQRARQYFEDAERGIRALNRDSRWPVWTALMLYQGILDVIEANHYNVFNQRAYVPTPKKLLYLPVAWLRAQVL; encoded by the coding sequence ATGCTACAACTGCCCAAGCCAACCCCCGCCACTTCCCCCCTGGCCTCCGTTGACGAAGCCTATGAAATTTGTCGTCAGGTGACGGCCCAGTACGCTAAGACTTTTTACCTGGGGACGTTGCTGATGCCGCCGGCTAAACGTCGGGCCATCTGGGCCATTTACCTTTGGTGTCGTCGCACTGATGAATTGGTGGATGGCCCCCAGGCCAGCCAAACCACGCCGGAAACCCTCGACCAGTGGGAACAACATTTAGAGTCAATTTTTGCCGGCCATCCCTTGGATGATGCCGATGTGGCCCTGGTGGACACCCTGGAACGTTTTCCGATGGATATCCAACCCTTTCGGGATATGATCGCGGGCCAGCGGATGGATCTCTACCGGAGCCGCTACCAAACCTTTGAGGAATTAAGTCTCTATTGTTATCGGGTGGCGGGTACCGTTGGCTTGATGTCCAGTGCAGTGCTGGGGGTCGAAACGGGGGCCGGCCGTCCCCCCTGGCAACCCGATGCCGTTTATATTCCCCAGGAAGAAGCCATCGCCCTCGGCATTGCCAACCAACTGACCAATATTTTGCGGGATGTGGGAGAAGATATTCAGCGTGGCCGCGTTTATTTGCCCCTAGAGGATTTAGACCGCTTTGGTTACAGTGAACAGGATCTGTTCAACGGGGTGAATGACGAACGTTGGCGGGCCTTGATGCAATTCCAGATTCAACGGGCTCGGCAATACTTTGAAGATGCGGAACGGGGCATTCGGGCCTTGAACCGGGATTCTCGCTGGCCGGTCTGGACGGCCCTGATGCTCTACCAAGGCATTCTGGATGTGATCGAAGCCAATCACTACAATGTCTTTAACCAACGGGCCTACGTTCCCACTCCGAAAAAGCTCTTGTATTTACCCGTGGCCTGGCTCCGGGCCCAAGTCCTCTAA
- the pds gene encoding 15-cis-phytoene desaturase — MRVAIAGAGLAGLACAKYLADAGFTPIVLERRDVLGGKVAAWKDEEGDWYETGLHIFFGAYPNMLQLFKELGIEDRLQWKEHTMIFNQPEKPGTYSRFDFPDIPAPLNGVVAILGNNDMLTWPEKIKFGLGLLPAMIQGQSYVEAMDQYTWSEWMQKQNIPPRIEKEVFIAMSKALNFINPDEISATILLTALNRFLQEKEGSKMAFLDGSPTERLCQPIVDYITERGGEVRLNAPLKEILLNEDGTVQGFLIRGLDGAPDEVFTADLYISAMPVDPLKTMVPDAWREFPEFKQIQGLEGVPVINLHLWFDRKLTDIDHLLFSRSPLLSVYADMSNTCREYSDPNRSMLELVLAPAQDWISRSEEEIVAATMAELEKLFPQHFTGDNPAQLRKYHVVKTPRSVYKATPGRQACRPDQRTSIKNFYLAGDFTMQKYLGSMEGAVLSGKQCAQAIAVDYQPARKEHPAPMATLA; from the coding sequence ATGCGCGTTGCAATCGCCGGAGCCGGATTAGCGGGCTTAGCTTGTGCCAAATACCTTGCCGATGCAGGATTTACCCCCATAGTCCTGGAACGTCGGGACGTGCTGGGGGGCAAGGTGGCGGCCTGGAAAGATGAGGAAGGAGACTGGTACGAAACCGGCCTTCATATTTTTTTTGGGGCCTATCCCAATATGTTGCAATTGTTTAAAGAATTGGGCATCGAAGACCGGCTCCAATGGAAAGAGCACACCATGATCTTCAACCAACCGGAAAAACCCGGCACCTACTCTCGCTTTGATTTTCCCGATATTCCGGCCCCCCTCAACGGCGTTGTGGCCATTTTAGGCAATAACGATATGCTGACTTGGCCGGAGAAAATCAAGTTTGGTCTGGGCCTCCTACCCGCCATGATCCAGGGCCAGAGCTATGTTGAAGCAATGGATCAATACACTTGGTCGGAATGGATGCAGAAGCAAAATATTCCTCCCCGCATCGAAAAAGAGGTCTTTATTGCGATGAGTAAGGCCCTCAATTTCATCAATCCCGATGAAATTTCTGCCACCATTCTGTTAACGGCCCTCAACCGCTTTTTACAGGAAAAAGAAGGCTCAAAAATGGCCTTTTTGGATGGCTCCCCCACTGAACGTCTCTGCCAACCCATCGTGGACTACATCACGGAACGGGGGGGGGAAGTCCGGCTCAATGCCCCCCTTAAGGAAATTTTGCTCAATGAGGATGGCACGGTACAGGGCTTTTTGATCCGGGGTCTAGACGGCGCTCCCGATGAAGTGTTTACCGCTGATCTCTACATTTCCGCCATGCCAGTGGATCCTCTAAAAACGATGGTGCCGGACGCCTGGCGTGAATTCCCGGAATTTAAGCAAATTCAAGGCCTGGAGGGAGTGCCAGTGATTAACCTCCACCTCTGGTTTGACCGCAAGCTGACGGATATTGACCACCTGCTGTTCTCCCGCTCTCCTCTGCTGAGTGTCTACGCCGACATGAGCAACACCTGTCGTGAGTACAGTGATCCGAACCGCTCCATGCTGGAACTGGTCTTAGCTCCCGCCCAGGATTGGATTAGTCGCTCCGAGGAAGAGATCGTTGCCGCCACCATGGCAGAACTCGAAAAATTATTCCCCCAGCACTTTACCGGCGACAATCCGGCCCAACTGCGCAAGTACCACGTTGTTAAAACCCCCCGTTCTGTCTACAAAGCCACGCCTGGCCGTCAGGCCTGTCGCCCCGACCAACGGACGTCCATTAAAAACTTCTATCTCGCGGGGGACTTCACCATGCAAAAGTACCTCGGCAGTATGGAAGGAGCTGTTCTTTCTGGCAAACAATGTGCCCAGGCTATTGCCGTAGACTACCAACCGGCTCGGAAGGAACACCCAGCACCCATGGCAACCCTGGCCTAA
- a CDS encoding ABC transporter permease, with amino-acid sequence MGRYLIQRLVIAGLTLLGISLVLFTLLALAPGNPLGEVATNPSIPEAVRENLRKSFGLDQPLPVRYLKWLRAFLQGDLGYSFTSRSPVRDLIAQRLSTTLGLMGSAYLLSALIAIPLGILAAVKQNSWLDRSITSLSLLGFSLPTFVTGLIFIWVFTVQWRWFPFVYSSTLQVTNAASLGEQIRQLILPVSVLVLYQCTTLLRFVRSAVLEELPQPYIRTAYAKGLAPRAVIGQHLLRNAMIPLVTLVALDIPAVFTGALVTEQVFRVPGMGALMIDSIYRSDTPVVMAITFIYAILVVIFSTLADVIYGILDPRIQYHD; translated from the coding sequence ATGGGGCGTTATCTGATTCAGCGTTTAGTGATTGCTGGCCTGACCCTGTTGGGCATTAGCCTGGTTCTGTTTACTCTCCTGGCCCTGGCGCCGGGCAATCCCCTGGGAGAAGTGGCCACCAATCCTTCTATTCCCGAAGCCGTGCGCGAAAATCTCCGCAAAAGCTTTGGCCTCGACCAACCCTTGCCTGTCCGGTACCTGAAGTGGCTCAGGGCCTTTTTGCAAGGGGACTTGGGCTACTCCTTTACCAGCCGTAGTCCGGTGAGGGATCTCATTGCTCAACGGTTATCCACCACCCTGGGACTGATGGGCTCGGCCTATTTATTGAGTGCCCTGATTGCGATTCCCTTGGGGATCCTGGCAGCAGTTAAGCAGAACAGTTGGTTAGACCGGAGTATTACCAGCCTGAGTTTACTGGGCTTCTCTCTGCCAACCTTCGTGACTGGCCTCATTTTCATCTGGGTGTTTACGGTGCAATGGCGCTGGTTTCCCTTTGTCTATAGCAGTACGCTCCAGGTGACGAATGCGGCTAGCCTCGGAGAGCAAATTCGACAGTTAATTCTTCCCGTTAGTGTCCTGGTATTATACCAATGCACTACGCTCCTGCGGTTTGTCCGTTCCGCTGTCCTGGAAGAATTGCCCCAACCCTACATCCGCACCGCCTATGCAAAGGGCCTGGCCCCCAGGGCTGTAATTGGCCAGCATCTTCTGCGCAACGCCATGATTCCGCTGGTGACGCTTGTGGCTCTAGATATTCCAGCCGTGTTTACTGGGGCTTTGGTGACGGAGCAGGTGTTCCGGGTACCGGGAATGGGGGCCTTGATGATCGACTCTATCTATCGCAGTGATACCCCCGTCGTGATGGCTATCACCTTTATTTATGCCATTTTGGTCGTGATTTTTAGTACCTTAGCTGATGTTATCTATGGCATCCTCGATCCCAGAATTCAATATCATGATTGA
- the cysE gene encoding serine O-acetyltransferase — protein MLSSLLADFRIIFERDPAARNWLEVLFCYPGLQALLIHRLSHWLHCLHLPFIPRLLSHLGRFLTGIEIHPGAQIGQGVFIDHGMGVVIGETAIIGDYALIYQGVTLGGTGKESGKRHPTLGDNVVVGAGAKVLGNIEIGHNVRIGAGSVVLRSVPSDCTVVGVPGRVVHRSGVKVNPLEHGNLPDSEATVIRLLLDRIEALENRVEELQNYRQRDLDLRRSLVCSEIAPGRLGQSCRLGDREIEEFLGGTL, from the coding sequence GTGCTATCTTCACTCCTTGCCGATTTTCGCATCATTTTTGAGCGTGACCCCGCCGCTCGCAACTGGCTAGAAGTTTTGTTCTGCTATCCTGGCCTCCAGGCCCTGCTGATCCATCGCCTCTCTCACTGGCTCCATTGCCTCCATTTACCCTTTATTCCCCGTCTACTATCCCACCTGGGTCGATTTTTGACGGGAATTGAGATCCATCCTGGGGCCCAAATTGGCCAAGGGGTTTTTATTGACCATGGCATGGGAGTCGTTATTGGTGAGACGGCGATTATTGGAGATTATGCGCTCATTTACCAAGGCGTGACCCTGGGAGGAACCGGTAAAGAAAGCGGCAAGCGTCACCCGACCTTAGGGGATAACGTAGTGGTTGGGGCCGGGGCCAAGGTGTTGGGCAATATTGAAATTGGCCATAATGTACGCATTGGAGCGGGTTCGGTCGTCCTCAGAAGTGTGCCCTCCGACTGCACGGTGGTGGGGGTGCCGGGCCGGGTTGTGCATCGTTCTGGGGTTAAGGTTAATCCCTTGGAACACGGCAACTTGCCGGATTCGGAAGCTACGGTCATTCGGTTATTGTTGGATCGGATTGAGGCCCTGGAAAACCGGGTGGAAGAACTGCAAAATTATCGCCAACGGGACTTGGATCTCCGCCGCTCTTTAGTTTGTTCAGAAATTGCCCCAGGCCGCTTGGGTCAAAGTTGTCGGCTCGGAGACCGAGAGATTGAGGAATTTTTAGGGGGAACGTTGTAG
- a CDS encoding glycosyltransferase family 39 protein: MTQRLTLPRFSQLDPVMLKILGLGLLFRAVLAYWVPLGYDEGYYYLYTQHLDWSYFDHPVMVALTTGLGPWLTGITHPLTLRLGPLLLYTVSLGLLYLTGCYLFNLKVARYTLLLASIIPIFQVGFGVLTLPDSPLVLFWSATLGLASLEFFQAPPSDYRPSYRLVGLGFLLGLACLSKYHGFVLALSCLGFCLTISPYRRVFWSPWGGLALLTFLLTLFPLLYWNSQHDWISFQFQFFQRFHPVIPEEKSVYNPLQVLAVFGMGVGLLFPTLGLPLWWAMGRSVQAQWYLPSALAKTFTDITALKTKLAFLLWLALPLPLGLTLLGGKEQILATWPMPGFWSSTLLLGLYAAHWEQFSRRGVRRWLAGSVLAIITLLLFFLFHIHTGTLLKAGQHSLGGGWLEPAQDPASELLDIDQLRQGVERSPALKQALEQTDFIFTNAYYLGGLIDLALGPIAHRPVTCFSYDPRGFAFWPNSQAWLGQDALYITLERFQQNPALTQEFSQFFRHFQAIGQVPLTRGGVVVERFYFYQARQLLRPYQAGPDSIR, encoded by the coding sequence ATGACTCAGCGGTTAACCTTGCCTCGTTTTTCTCAACTAGACCCAGTCATGCTTAAAATCCTGGGACTAGGCCTCCTGTTTCGGGCCGTTTTAGCCTATTGGGTTCCCCTGGGCTATGACGAGGGCTATTACTACCTCTATACCCAACACTTGGACTGGAGCTATTTTGATCATCCCGTCATGGTGGCCCTGACCACCGGCCTTGGCCCTTGGCTAACGGGCATTACCCATCCCTTAACTCTGCGTTTAGGGCCGCTACTTCTCTATACCGTGAGTTTAGGGTTGCTGTACCTGACCGGCTGTTACCTGTTTAATCTCAAAGTAGCCCGCTATACCCTGCTTCTGGCTTCAATTATTCCGATTTTCCAAGTTGGTTTTGGAGTGCTAACCTTACCGGACAGTCCTCTGGTCTTGTTTTGGTCGGCGACTTTGGGGTTGGCCAGCCTGGAATTTTTTCAGGCCCCCCCCTCCGACTATCGCCCCAGTTATCGCTTAGTGGGTTTAGGGTTCTTATTAGGCCTGGCTTGTCTGAGTAAGTACCATGGCTTTGTTTTGGCCCTGTCCTGCCTTGGCTTTTGTCTTACGATTTCTCCCTATCGTCGGGTCTTCTGGTCGCCCTGGGGGGGCCTGGCCCTGCTGACTTTTCTACTGACCCTTTTTCCTCTGCTCTACTGGAATAGTCAACACGATTGGATTTCCTTCCAGTTTCAATTTTTCCAACGCTTTCATCCTGTTATACCTGAGGAAAAAAGCGTCTATAACCCGCTCCAGGTACTGGCGGTTTTTGGCATGGGGGTGGGCCTGCTCTTTCCGACGTTAGGCCTGCCTCTGTGGTGGGCAATGGGCCGGAGTGTTCAGGCCCAATGGTACTTACCGAGCGCCTTGGCAAAGACTTTCACCGACATCACGGCCCTGAAAACCAAACTGGCTTTTCTGCTCTGGTTGGCCCTGCCTCTGCCCCTCGGTCTGACCCTGCTGGGGGGGAAAGAACAAATTTTAGCCACCTGGCCCATGCCAGGTTTCTGGAGCAGCACTCTTTTGCTCGGCCTCTACGCGGCCCATTGGGAACAGTTTTCTCGGCGGGGGGTCCGTCGGTGGTTGGCGGGGAGTGTCCTGGCCATTATTACTCTACTGCTTTTTTTTCTATTCCATATTCACACCGGCACCCTACTCAAAGCAGGCCAACACTCCCTGGGGGGCGGCTGGCTAGAACCGGCCCAAGATCCGGCCAGTGAACTCCTCGATATTGACCAACTCCGTCAGGGGGTAGAACGCTCACCGGCCTTGAAACAGGCCCTAGAACAGACTGACTTTATTTTTACCAATGCCTACTACCTCGGCGGGCTGATCGATCTGGCCCTAGGCCCCATTGCCCACCGTCCCGTGACCTGTTTTAGCTATGATCCCAGGGGCTTTGCTTTTTGGCCCAATTCCCAGGCCTGGCTGGGCCAAGATGCCCTTTACATCACCCTGGAACGGTTTCAACAAAATCCGGCCCTGACCCAGGAATTTAGTCAATTTTTCCGACATTTTCAAGCAATTGGTCAGGTTCCCTTAACTCGGGGTGGAGTAGTGGTCGAACGCTTCTATTTCTATCAAGCTCGACAGTTGCTCAGGCCCTATCAAGCTGGCCCTGATTCCATTCGTTAA
- a CDS encoding peroxiredoxin produces the protein MALQLGDVVPDFTQESSEGPISFHEWAGDSWVVLFSHPADYTPVCTTELGTVASLKSEFDKRNVKVIALSVDDVDSHKGWICDINETQNTTVNYPILADGDRKVSDLYGMIHPNSLNSLTVRSVFIIDPNKKLRLTFTYPASTGRNFDEILRVIDSLQLTDYHQVATPANWKDGDDCVVVPSIPTEEAKTKFPKGVKEIKPYLRMTPQPNK, from the coding sequence ATGGCACTCCAACTCGGAGATGTTGTTCCCGACTTTACCCAAGAATCTAGCGAAGGCCCGATTTCTTTCCACGAATGGGCTGGTGATAGCTGGGTCGTCCTTTTTTCTCACCCCGCCGACTACACGCCGGTTTGTACCACTGAATTGGGTACTGTGGCCAGTCTGAAATCAGAATTTGATAAACGCAACGTTAAGGTCATTGCCCTCAGCGTCGATGATGTAGACTCCCATAAGGGCTGGATCTGCGATATTAACGAGACCCAAAATACAACCGTTAACTATCCCATTTTGGCCGATGGTGACCGGAAAGTCTCTGACCTTTACGGCATGATTCACCCCAACTCCCTCAATAGCCTCACGGTGCGCTCGGTCTTTATCATCGACCCCAACAAAAAATTACGCTTAACCTTTACCTATCCCGCCAGCACCGGCCGTAACTTCGACGAAATTTTGCGGGTGATCGACTCCCTGCAACTGACGGACTATCACCAAGTCGCCACCCCCGCTAACTGGAAAGATGGGGATGACTGCGTGGTGGTGCCCTCCATTCCCACGGAAGAAGCCAAAACGAAATTCCCCAAAGGGGTTAAGGAAATCAAGCCCTATCTGCGTATGACCCCCCAACCTAATAAGTAG
- a CDS encoding competence/damage-inducible protein A produces MSAEIICVGTELLLGEILNSNAQFLAQELAQLGIPHYFQTVVGDNIARIHQVMAQALERSSILIFTGGLGPTPDDLTTEAIATFFQVPLVEQPSILADISEKFQQLGREMGANNRKQALLPEGADILPNPTGTAPGLLWQPQPGKSLLTFPGVPSEMKRMWRDTAIPYLKSLGWGQQALYSQTLRFRGISESALATKVAPFFDLTNPTVAPYASLGEVRLRVTSPGANETEALAVIEPVCQQIQAIAGLDYFGRNEDSLAAVVGALLREKQQTVAVAESCTGGQLGALFTDVAGSSDYFWGGVIAYANPAKIDLLGVDPELIADVGAVSPEVAEQMALGVQARLGTDWGLSLTGIAGPGGGSPEKPVGLVYLGIAGPDGKATVQAHHFGDRRGREAVRYLSACTALDQLRRQLLA; encoded by the coding sequence ATGAGTGCAGAAATCATTTGCGTGGGTACGGAACTCCTCCTAGGAGAAATTTTGAACAGTAATGCTCAGTTTCTGGCGCAGGAATTGGCGCAATTGGGGATTCCCCACTATTTCCAGACCGTGGTGGGGGACAATATTGCTCGCATTCATCAGGTCATGGCCCAGGCCCTGGAACGCTCATCTATCCTCATTTTTACCGGCGGCCTTGGCCCGACTCCCGACGATTTAACCACCGAGGCCATCGCCACTTTTTTTCAAGTCCCTCTGGTGGAACAACCATCAATCCTCGCGGACATCAGCGAAAAATTTCAACAACTGGGGCGGGAAATGGGGGCCAATAATCGCAAACAAGCCCTCCTGCCAGAAGGAGCGGATATCCTACCCAATCCCACCGGTACGGCTCCAGGCCTGCTCTGGCAACCTCAGCCCGGAAAAAGTCTGCTAACCTTTCCCGGTGTGCCGTCGGAAATGAAACGGATGTGGCGGGATACGGCGATCCCTTATTTGAAAAGTCTGGGCTGGGGCCAACAGGCCCTCTACAGTCAAACCCTCCGCTTCCGGGGTATTAGTGAATCGGCCCTAGCAACCAAAGTGGCCCCTTTCTTTGACCTCACTAATCCTACGGTGGCCCCCTACGCCAGCCTGGGGGAAGTTCGCTTGCGAGTCACCAGCCCTGGGGCCAATGAGACCGAGGCCCTCGCGGTGATTGAACCTGTCTGTCAGCAAATCCAGGCCATTGCCGGCCTCGACTACTTTGGCCGCAACGAAGACAGTTTGGCCGCAGTGGTGGGGGCCTTGTTACGAGAAAAACAACAGACTGTTGCAGTCGCGGAATCCTGTACAGGGGGACAACTGGGCGCTCTTTTCACCGATGTAGCCGGGAGTTCCGATTATTTTTGGGGTGGCGTGATTGCCTATGCCAACCCGGCCAAAATTGATCTGCTGGGGGTTGATCCCGAGCTGATTGCCGATGTCGGCGCAGTGAGTCCTGAGGTGGCGGAACAAATGGCCCTGGGTGTCCAGGCCCGCTTAGGCACTGACTGGGGCCTGAGTTTAACGGGCATTGCTGGCCCTGGGGGAGGAAGCCCTGAGAAACCCGTGGGACTGGTTTACCTCGGTATTGCTGGGCCCGATGGCAAGGCGACAGTCCAGGCCCATCACTTTGGAGATCGTCGTGGCCGAGAAGCAGTTCGCTACCTAAGTGCTTGTACGGCCCTAGACCAATTGCGTCGGCAATTACTGGCCTGA